From the Halalkalicoccus sp. CGA53 genome, one window contains:
- a CDS encoding heavy metal translocating P-type ATPase, producing MASAAGEPAARCTLHVDGYGGRSCESCALALERHLTDIAGVHDAESSFRAGTLTVTYDDELLSPAEIERVVHEFGVETRDATEEGETDSASERSTLRVEAVFVALTLVGMLTGLVAGWLDAAPLIGWVGYGVAYVFGGWYGVKGSVETLRHRAVDIDLLMILAALGALSIGAPFEGAMLLFLFSLSNVLQHYAMGRSRRAIRALMRLRPESARVLRDGEEVTVPIEEVAIGDVFVVRPGDRLPLDGVVETGESTVDQSSLTGESVPVTKGPGDDVFGGTINENGSLEVRVTRQAHESAIAKLIHLVEEAQGERAPTQRLIDRLEQPYVLGVFGLTGVAIAIPTLLGAEFDPTFYRAMTLMVAASPCAVIISTPAAVLSAIAAGARQGVLFKGGEHVERAAGIRAVAFDKTGTLTEGDTRLTDATVRDGATLSGSPITGDRLLALSAAVQSRSEHHLAEATVDAASERSLDVPEAREFQATVGKGVRATVEGRTVHIGNRRYVEGLASGVAIEGLDEGYAALRSLQDEGKTSVLVVSEGEGVDEARVLGWLAFTDTVRPGAAEMIARLRELGVEHVVMLTGDNERVARSIADEVGIDEVRAELLPEQKVESVEELVARYEGVAMVGDGVNDAPALATATLGVGMGGAGTDVALETADVVLMSDDLSKIPYALGLGRATRRTLLVNLSIAFGAIALMVGAILTAGIPLPVAVVGHEGSTVLVSLIGLRLLGFRE from the coding sequence ATGGCGAGCGCCGCCGGAGAGCCCGCCGCGAGGTGTACGCTCCACGTCGACGGCTACGGGGGGCGGAGCTGCGAGTCGTGTGCGCTCGCGCTTGAGCGCCACCTCACGGATATCGCCGGCGTCCACGACGCCGAGAGCTCGTTCCGGGCGGGGACCCTCACCGTCACCTACGACGACGAGCTCCTCTCGCCGGCCGAGATCGAGCGCGTCGTCCACGAGTTCGGCGTCGAGACCCGCGACGCCACCGAGGAGGGCGAAACCGACTCGGCAAGCGAGCGATCGACGCTCCGAGTAGAGGCTGTGTTCGTCGCGCTCACGCTCGTCGGAATGCTCACGGGGCTCGTCGCCGGCTGGCTCGACGCGGCGCCGCTGATCGGGTGGGTCGGCTACGGCGTGGCGTACGTCTTCGGCGGGTGGTACGGGGTGAAGGGGAGCGTCGAGACGCTGAGACACCGGGCGGTAGACATCGACCTGCTGATGATCCTCGCCGCGCTCGGCGCGCTCTCGATCGGCGCGCCGTTCGAGGGGGCGATGCTGCTCTTTCTCTTCTCGCTGTCGAACGTCCTCCAGCACTACGCGATGGGGCGCTCGCGACGGGCGATCAGGGCGCTCATGCGTCTGCGCCCGGAGTCCGCGAGGGTGCTCCGCGACGGCGAGGAAGTGACCGTCCCGATCGAGGAGGTCGCGATCGGCGACGTCTTCGTCGTCCGCCCGGGCGACCGACTGCCGCTCGACGGCGTCGTCGAGACCGGCGAGAGCACGGTCGATCAGTCCTCGCTCACCGGCGAGTCGGTCCCCGTCACGAAGGGGCCGGGCGACGACGTCTTCGGCGGGACGATCAACGAGAACGGGAGCCTGGAGGTGCGCGTGACGCGTCAGGCCCACGAGTCCGCCATCGCGAAGCTCATCCACCTGGTCGAGGAGGCCCAGGGCGAGCGAGCGCCGACACAGCGGCTCATCGACCGGCTCGAGCAGCCGTACGTCCTCGGCGTGTTCGGGCTCACCGGGGTCGCGATCGCGATCCCGACCCTCCTCGGCGCGGAGTTCGACCCCACCTTCTACCGCGCGATGACGCTCATGGTCGCGGCCTCGCCGTGTGCGGTGATCATCTCGACGCCGGCGGCCGTGCTCTCGGCGATCGCGGCGGGCGCGCGCCAGGGCGTCCTCTTCAAGGGGGGCGAACACGTCGAGCGGGCGGCCGGGATCAGGGCCGTCGCGTTCGACAAGACGGGAACGCTCACCGAGGGCGACACACGGCTGACCGACGCGACAGTCCGCGACGGCGCGACGCTCTCCGGTAGCCCGATCACGGGGGACCGACTCCTCGCGCTGTCGGCCGCCGTCCAGTCCCGATCCGAACACCACCTGGCCGAGGCGACGGTCGACGCGGCGAGCGAGCGCTCGCTCGACGTGCCGGAGGCGCGCGAGTTCCAGGCCACCGTCGGCAAGGGGGTACGCGCGACCGTCGAGGGCCGGACGGTCCACATCGGCAACCGACGCTACGTCGAGGGACTGGCCTCGGGGGTCGCGATCGAGGGGCTCGACGAGGGCTACGCCGCGCTCCGATCGCTCCAGGACGAGGGCAAGACGAGCGTGCTCGTCGTGAGCGAGGGGGAGGGGGTCGATGAGGCCCGCGTGCTCGGCTGGCTCGCGTTCACCGACACCGTCCGCCCGGGCGCCGCAGAGATGATCGCCCGGCTCAGAGAACTCGGCGTCGAACACGTCGTGATGCTCACCGGCGACAACGAGCGCGTCGCCAGAAGCATCGCCGACGAGGTGGGGATCGACGAGGTCAGAGCCGAACTCCTCCCCGAACAGAAAGTCGAGAGCGTCGAGGAGCTGGTCGCCCGGTACGAGGGCGTCGCGATGGTCGGCGACGGCGTGAACGACGCCCCGGCGCTCGCGACCGCGACGCTCGGCGTGGGGATGGGCGGCGCCGGCACGGACGTGGCGCTCGAGACCGCCGACGTGGTGCTGATGTCCGACGACCTGAGCAAGATCCCTTACGCGCTCGGACTCGGCCGCGCGACCCGACGGACGCTCCTCGTGAACCTCTCGATCGCCTTCGGCGCGATCGCCCTCATGGTCGGCGCAATCCTCACGGCGGGCATCCCGCTCCCGGTCGCCGTCGTCGGTCACGAGGGCTCGACGGTGCTCGTCAGCCTGATCGGCCTCCGGCTGCTCGGTTTCCGCGAGTGA
- a CDS encoding bacterio-opsin activator domain-containing protein, whose protein sequence is MPGDSDVRARGADRSDGDPTSEGSRTEGVCCDGGLDPPFADRTLDAAPIGILVTDPSLEDNPIVYANEGFRRLTGYGDEEVLGRNCRFLQGEGTDPEPVAEMRAAIEAAEPVTVELRNYRRNGSAFWNRVSITPLFDDDGDLAHFVGCQEDVTERVERERMLSGLHAAVPSLMLAGSVRAVGDLAVETVLAGSELSVATLYRFAEDSDALRPIAHATLPGVVAGTPSEITDPDDPIRLAFADGDSGGSLRLRLPGGDGEEDRSLAVPVGEHGVVVAGGEGAVRGADREFVELLASTVEAALDRLARETELERRNERLVALSRLNAVIRGVNRAVVGAETRAEVERAICEHLAETSPFRAALVASARDPRGGVRVREVAGIDAPTEGPVTDAARPWVRAVASAIRNGTVETLDPDEGKGGALAAVPLVAGEATYGVLVVFAAPTWAFDEEATTVLSELGETIGLSIRAVEARHSLLAETAVELALVVDEVDSVLAAASRRLDRRLSVEAFVPIGSGGVLCAVTADGGSSDAFTTTVAETEGWELLTESDERGVFVADAATASYVGLLLDHGVVPHSAVAEAGRLRLFAHAPPETELRSLLDELARVCPSVELAGRREVDRPVRTERPRREAFTGRLTDRQLSALRAAYHAGYFEWPRETTAEELAETMGISSSTLHFHLRRGLRKLLEEVTAPPEWRRSR, encoded by the coding sequence ATGCCCGGCGACAGCGACGTTCGAGCGCGAGGAGCCGACCGGAGCGACGGTGACCCGACGAGCGAGGGTTCCCGGACGGAGGGGGTGTGCTGTGACGGCGGTCTCGATCCCCCGTTCGCCGACCGGACGCTAGACGCCGCGCCGATCGGGATCCTCGTCACCGATCCCTCGTTGGAGGACAACCCGATCGTCTACGCCAACGAGGGGTTCCGTCGGCTGACCGGCTACGGGGACGAGGAGGTCCTCGGCCGGAACTGCCGGTTCCTCCAGGGCGAGGGGACGGATCCGGAGCCGGTCGCGGAGATGCGCGCGGCGATCGAGGCGGCCGAACCCGTGACGGTCGAACTGCGAAACTACCGCCGGAACGGAAGCGCGTTCTGGAATCGCGTCAGCATCACGCCGCTCTTCGACGACGACGGCGACCTCGCTCACTTCGTCGGTTGCCAGGAGGACGTCACCGAGCGGGTAGAGCGCGAGCGGATGCTCTCCGGGCTCCACGCCGCGGTCCCGTCGCTCATGCTCGCGGGGTCTGTTCGGGCGGTGGGGGATCTCGCGGTCGAGACGGTGCTCGCGGGCTCGGAGCTCTCGGTCGCCACGCTCTACCGGTTCGCCGAGGACTCGGACGCGCTCCGCCCGATCGCTCACGCCACGCTGCCGGGAGTCGTGGCCGGGACGCCGTCGGAGATCACCGACCCCGACGACCCGATCCGACTCGCGTTCGCCGACGGCGACTCCGGGGGATCGCTCCGACTTCGTCTCCCGGGCGGGGACGGCGAGGAGGACCGTTCCCTGGCCGTTCCGGTCGGCGAGCACGGCGTGGTCGTCGCGGGCGGGGAGGGCGCGGTCCGCGGGGCGGATCGGGAGTTCGTCGAACTCCTCGCCAGCACCGTCGAGGCGGCGCTCGACCGTCTCGCCCGCGAGACCGAACTCGAACGGCGAAACGAGCGTCTCGTCGCGCTCTCGCGACTCAACGCCGTCATCCGCGGGGTGAACCGGGCGGTCGTCGGGGCGGAGACGCGTGCGGAGGTCGAGCGGGCGATCTGCGAGCACCTCGCGGAGACGAGCCCGTTCCGGGCCGCGCTCGTCGCCTCCGCTCGCGACCCGAGGGGTGGTGTTCGCGTCCGCGAGGTGGCCGGGATCGACGCCCCGACGGAGGGGCCGGTCACCGACGCCGCCCGCCCCTGGGTCCGAGCGGTCGCGAGCGCGATCCGGAACGGGACGGTCGAGACGCTCGATCCCGACGAGGGGAAGGGCGGAGCGCTCGCCGCGGTCCCGCTCGTGGCCGGCGAGGCGACTTACGGTGTGTTGGTCGTCTTCGCGGCTCCGACCTGGGCGTTCGACGAGGAGGCGACGACGGTCCTCTCGGAGCTGGGGGAGACGATCGGGCTCTCGATCCGCGCCGTCGAGGCCCGCCACAGCCTGCTCGCGGAGACGGCGGTCGAACTCGCGCTCGTCGTGGACGAGGTAGACTCGGTGCTCGCCGCCGCCTCGAGGCGCCTCGACCGTCGGCTCTCGGTCGAGGCGTTCGTACCGATCGGTTCCGGGGGAGTGCTCTGTGCCGTCACGGCCGACGGCGGATCGTCCGACGCGTTCACGACGACCGTCGCCGAGACCGAAGGCTGGGAGCTCCTCACCGAGTCGGACGAGCGGGGCGTGTTCGTCGCCGACGCCGCGACCGCCTCGTACGTCGGGCTGCTGCTCGACCACGGCGTCGTCCCGCACTCCGCGGTCGCGGAGGCCGGACGGCTCAGGCTCTTCGCGCACGCCCCGCCGGAGACGGAGCTGCGCTCGCTCCTCGACGAGCTGGCGAGGGTCTGTCCGAGCGTCGAACTCGCCGGGAGGCGGGAGGTCGACCGCCCCGTCAGGACGGAGCGACCCCGGCGGGAGGCGTTCACCGGCCGGCTCACCGACCGACAGCTGAGCGCGCTCCGTGCCGCGTACCACGCAGGCTACTTCGAGTGGCCGCGCGAGACCACGGCGGAGGAGCTCGCCGAGACGATGGGGATCAGCTCCTCGACGCTCCACTTTCACCTCCGGCGGGGGCTGCGAAAGCTTCTCGAGGAGGTCACAGCGCCGCCGGAGTGGCGTCGCTCTAGGTAG
- the hjc gene encoding Holliday junction resolvase Hjc, translated as MSSAKGDRRERELVNLLDEAGFAVMRAPASGSATTRELPDVLAGNGETFYAIEAKASAGNPIYLTGVEVEALVYFARNFGAKARIAVRFDREDWYFFHPGDLYITDGGNYRVKKETALAEGEDFDELVGRSKQARLGED; from the coding sequence ATGTCGAGCGCGAAGGGCGATCGTCGGGAACGCGAACTCGTCAACCTGCTGGACGAGGCGGGGTTCGCGGTGATGCGTGCGCCCGCGAGCGGGAGCGCCACGACGAGGGAGCTGCCGGACGTGCTCGCGGGAAACGGCGAGACGTTCTACGCGATCGAGGCGAAAGCGAGCGCGGGCAACCCGATCTACCTCACGGGCGTGGAGGTCGAGGCGCTCGTCTACTTCGCGCGGAACTTCGGCGCGAAGGCGCGCATCGCGGTCCGCTTCGACCGCGAGGACTGGTACTTCTTCCACCCGGGCGACCTCTACATCACCGACGGGGGGAACTACCGCGTGAAGAAAGAGACGGCGCTGGCGGAGGGAGAGGACTTCGACGAACTGGTTGGACGATCGAAACAGGCGCGACTCGGCGAGGACTGA